CGAGACGTTGCTCCTGCAACGTGTGGCCTTCGGGAATCTGAGTGTCCGAAACGACCTGGCCGATGCGCAGCCGATAGTCGGCGAAGACGCGGTCGCGCGCCGCCTCCTGAACCTTGTGGTGTTTCGTCGAGACACGCCAGCGCACTAGCGATTTCTCGTCGCGCCAGCTCGACAGCGAGAGCAGCCATGCTTCCCGCGTCAGACTCGCATAGCGCGTGTTGTCGATAAAGCCCTCGGTCGCTTCGAGTTCTGGCCGAAGCATCTTCGCCATGCCGAGATAGGCATCGAACTGTTCGGCATAGGGATTCACTTCTAGCATTGCAGCAAACATGGAACAGACTCCTTCGTCTGGTTAGGGATGCTGATATCGCAATATCGCATCGCATCGTGGGTTAATTGATTGTCGGGTATGGTCGGCGTTTCTTAAAGCCGAAGGAGTCTGGCTATCGGGCCAATCAATGCGGGAAATTTGCCATCACAAGTCATCGCTACCTCGATGAGGCCGCGCTTTAAATCGATTTCCGGTTGGCCATTTTTATTCGTTCTTTGGCCAATCGAACGGACGCGGCCCCGGCGTGCATGACAGAACGCCTACAATCGGTAGCGGTAAATGCACGCGAAGGTTGGGTAGCGGGATGGACAGATTACGCGAGATGGAGGTGTTCGTTGCCATCATCGATCGAAGCAGTTTCACCGGTGCATCGGAGAAACTCGGCATGTCGGCCCCTGCGGTTTCTCGCGCGCTGACTTCACTTGAAGCGCGCCTCGGCACGCAACTGCTGACGCGAACCACGCGCTCGATCCGGCCGACGGAAGCGGGCATGGCGTACCTCGAGATGTGCCGCCGCGTGCTCGATACGATCACTGACGCGGAAGCGAATATCTCAGTCGATCAGAACAACCCGGTCGGCACGCTCACCATTTCGGCTCCGGTGCTATTCGGTCAGCGGTTTATCGCTCCGCTCGTCAATGCCTATGCGCGGCGCTACCCGGACGTCCATATCAATGCGGTGTACGACGACCGCACCACACGGCTGCTCGAGGACGGCGTGGACATCGCGATCCGCATCGGCCATCTGGGAGACTCGTCGATATACGCCGTGCCGCTGGGCTTTGTCCGGCGCCGGACCTACGCCTCCCCCATCTATCTCGCCGAACATGGCGAACCGTCTCACCCGAGAGAGCTTACCGATCACCGGTGTGTGTCGTTTACAGGGGTTACGCATCCATTCGAATGGCTGTTCTATGAGAAAGGATTGCGGCTGCCGGTCCGGCTTCAGCCGAAGATGATCGTCAATCTCGCGCCGGTCGCGGTAGCGGCTGCCGTCGATGGCGCGGGCATCACGCAGCTGTTTTCGTACCAGGCAGCGCCCGAGGTGCTGGACGGAAATCTGCAGCCTGTTCTCACTGCCTTTGAGCCGGAATCGACGCCGGTGAATTTGCTGCATGTCGAGCGGCGCGGCGCCAGCGGCAAGGTTCGAACCTTCGTCGAGTTCGTGACCGAGACGTTGCGCAGAAATGTGCATCTTCAGCAAGCGGGCCTTACGATGAACATCGATGGTATCGAAGGTGCTGCTATTGATGGTGCCGCCGCTGCAACGCCGATCACAACCCGGCGCAAAGCCGCGAAGCGTGCAAAAAAAGAGGACCGCGTCGCTACGCAATAGCAGGACGCGTGGACGCAGCCACGAGTTGAAGTTCGCGATAAGCACCAACTAGTGCATCGAGGCTGAATGAGCGGTTCAGACCGCTAGGATTCGGCAACACCCACGCGCGCGCACCGCCGAATGGAGCGGATTGCAATCCCCATTGGATATCGCGCGTGCCCGACATCGCAGCCAGCGCCATTTTTCCGAGGAACGCGATGTACTTCGGCGCATAGCGTTCGATCTTCTGTTCGAAGTCGATGGCTGCTGCTTTAAGCTCGATACGCGATAGATCGTTGGCGCGTGCCGTTGCGCGCGAAACTGCGGTGGTCAGCCCATATCCGTATTGCAGCAATGCGTGGTCATCCTCAGGACCAAACTGCTCGGGCGTAAAGCCAGCCAGATGCATGACGCCCCAGAAGCGGTTGCCGTGGCCCGCGAAGTGGCGGCCCGTCGACGCCGCCAGCAAGCCGGGATTGATGCCGCAAAACACCACCGCCAAACCGGGCGCAAGAATATCCGGAAGACTTTGCAAAGCAACAGACGAGGAAGACATCGACCTTGGGTTCTCTCTTAACTTAAGCCATTTCTTCTTCGAGATCGTTCGACTCGACCCGCTCGTCGACGCTGTTGCTAACCCACGCCTGCCTATCCGGCGCATCGCCGCGGAACCGTTGTCGATACTGCTTGGGCGTTACGTCAAGCCGCCGCATGAAGGTCGTACGCATATGCGTCGCACTATGAAAGCCGCATTTGAACGCGACTGTCTTGAGCGGCGCATCAGTTTCTTCGAGCATCTTTCTCGCCGAGTCCACGCGAACCTGTTCGACAAACGCGGACGGCGTCACCTTCGCGTATTTCGCAAACAGCCGCGAGAACGTGCGCCGGCTCACCGACACAGCCTTCGCCAGTTGTTCGATCGATAGCGC
The genomic region above belongs to Paraburkholderia edwinii and contains:
- a CDS encoding LysR family transcriptional regulator, translated to MDRLREMEVFVAIIDRSSFTGASEKLGMSAPAVSRALTSLEARLGTQLLTRTTRSIRPTEAGMAYLEMCRRVLDTITDAEANISVDQNNPVGTLTISAPVLFGQRFIAPLVNAYARRYPDVHINAVYDDRTTRLLEDGVDIAIRIGHLGDSSIYAVPLGFVRRRTYASPIYLAEHGEPSHPRELTDHRCVSFTGVTHPFEWLFYEKGLRLPVRLQPKMIVNLAPVAVAAAVDGAGITQLFSYQAAPEVLDGNLQPVLTAFEPESTPVNLLHVERRGASGKVRTFVEFVTETLRRNVHLQQAGLTMNIDGIEGAAIDGAAAATPITTRRKAAKRAKKEDRVATQ
- the mug gene encoding G/U mismatch-specific DNA glycosylase; amino-acid sequence: MSSSSVALQSLPDILAPGLAVVFCGINPGLLAASTGRHFAGHGNRFWGVMHLAGFTPEQFGPEDDHALLQYGYGLTTAVSRATARANDLSRIELKAAAIDFEQKIERYAPKYIAFLGKMALAAMSGTRDIQWGLQSAPFGGARAWVLPNPSGLNRSFSLDALVGAYRELQLVAASTRPAIA